Within the Phalacrocorax aristotelis chromosome 13, bGulAri2.1, whole genome shotgun sequence genome, the region CAGGCAGGAGCATCATCCTTGTGGCACAACCCTGTACCTGTCCCCAAGCCCGTCCATGCTTGGTGCTCACCCTGGGAGGTGCCACATTCCTGGGTgctccctgggctgggctgcctcAGTCGCTGTTTCCGCCACAGTGGAGGCCTGGCCGGCAGCTCTGCCCCGCGTGGCTGCGCCCATTACTCACGCTGCACGTCCACAGCCACGTGAGCTGGACacggcagcagggcaggggtcACCGACACAGGTTCCCCGTGGGGTGTGGTTTTCTGTTGTGTGCAAACCCCAAGGTCTGCCTGGAAGCAGCCCCCGCCCCTTGCCCCCTGCGGTGCCCTGAaccccagcacccctgggaCCGTCTCCTGTGTCCACTGTGGCGTTTCCCCCACCTGGCCACGGCATTACCACTGGTGCAGGGACAGAAGGGACTGCTCTGGAAGATGATGTCATTTGTTACAGTGATCACCTGGGTGGCTGAGATACCATGGAGAGATAGCAGGGAAAAATGTAGCCCCGGTAGATTTTGATGCTGTGCCCTGCCCTCCtgtggggtgtggggctgggagtTTTGGTGTCACTGGGAATGTCCTGGATGGCTCAAGGTTGTGGGAGACATGCTTAGGATGGCTGCTGGGCCACAGCCCCAGGACCACCACAGTCCCCATGCAGGGGTCCccttcctgctgcctgccctgacCCTGTGCCCCCTGGTTGCCACCAGCATGTCCCTCCGGctttgctcctgccctgctcaggCTTTGCCACCTCTCTGTGTCCCATGAACACTGCCAGGGTCTCCATCCTGGGGCTtcagaggaggagcagggaaatGCTGTGGTGGGGCATGGGCGGGTTGCGGCACCTCCCTCCAAACCCCACCCTGGGTCCCACTTTCCTGGCCTCTCCCCATGGAGCTTTCCTCGCCCTCCACTTCCCCCTTGGGACAGTAATTACAGCAGTAATTAGGAAGACAATTATTCCTTCTGAATGGGAACAGCTTAATctgtttctccctccttttgGCAGGTTTCATCCCACATCCGCCCACAGGTGCCAGCAGGATACCGGGGACCCGCCTGCCACCCGGCCCAGCACCGGGAGCCCTGCGCCACAGTGGGTCTGACCCCCAGCTGGGAGCGGGGCAGGCTGTGAGCTGTGTCCAGTCCCCAGGGTATGCCCCTCACACTGGTGCGATGCAGCTGCTGGACCCCAAGCCCCTGCCAGGAGCAGGGGGCTGCCAGAGGGGACAGGGCATGGCTCTGCACAGGCAGTTCCCTGGGAGGGGAGCGGGTGAAGGGGATGGCCCCAGAATGGGAGAGGTTGATGAGATGGGCAGCAAATGGTGGATGGTGCCTGCGGAGTAGGAAGAGGACAGGAACATCACTGTCCTGTGGGACTTCCCTTCCACAGCACTGATGGTTGGCAGGTGAGGTGGTACCCATGGGCCTAGCCATGGGACTGTCCTGCCTGGGATGCCCTCCATCGCTGGCTCATCCCAAGGGGGCTGTGAATGGGCGCCGGCAGcgtccccagcccagcctgggcatgccactgctgcctggcagggctCCCTGCGGGCAGTGCTGGAGCAGCCGTCCTGTCCTACCGGTCCCCCCAGCTCAAGGGCTGTGGCTGGGATGCCGCTGGGGAGGCCGGGCCCTGCCTGGGTGCGGCTTTTTTACCCACATGGCAGGAATTAGTTGGGCTCGggcaccagccctgctccctccgCCCCACTGGCGCACCTTAAATCCCAGCCCGCCGCACCCAGGACCCAGAcctggctgcccagggcaccATGGAGCTGCCTCctggccacctcctcctcttcctcctcacagccctgctccccttTGCTGCATGGTCTGGCCCAGCCCTGCACACTGCTGGAAGAGAGGAGCCGGGGATGGGTGAGTGTGTCTGGGGCACATGCCGGGGACAGGGAtgctctgggtgctgctgtgcccGGTGATCCCCGCTGCTCTGTGTGGTGCTGGGTGTCTGCAGGGGCATGGGGCTGTGGGCAATTGGGGTccatccctggggtgctggggggcagctcagcaccctgctctgcggccctccccagcatcccagcTGCTGTGTCCCACAGCAAAGCCTGGGTACTGCTACCACATCCCAGAGGTGGAGGACCCGCTGGATGAGGACTGTGGCGCCTGCCGCAGGAACgcctcctgctcccactgcacCAGTGACGCCGGCTGTCCTGGTGCCACCAAGTGCTGCCCCAGCAAGTGTGGCTACACATGCCAGGAGCCGGTGCTGGGTGAGGGCTCGGTGCTGCGGTGGTGGGGCTCTGGAGCGGTGGTGTGGTGAGCACAGGGGTGGGTGAGAGGAGGGGTGCACCAAGCAAACTGGGAAGGGGGTTCCCTGGGGTGCCCCCGAGCTCTTGCTGGGTCCTGCAGACCGGGGGAGAGCACGACGCTGTACAGTGGGGGAGCACCCATGTTGCTGGTGCACGGGGCcatggggcaggcaggcacagagctgTCTGCCAGCGGGAAATTTTTGGTGATGAGAGGGGACCGGAGCTGTGAAGACTTCTCTGAGGGCTCTGGGAGTGCCAAGCCTGgcagtgtccccatcccatccctggCTCAGCCTGTCCCCCTTGGACGGCGCAGATTTCTGCTACCTGCCCTCCGTCTGCGGGAGCTGCAAGGCGCTCTTCCGCCGCTTCTTCTTCAATGCCTCCAGCCAGCAGTGCGAGGAGTTCATCTACGGTGGCTGTGGTGGCAACAGAAACAACTTTGAGACCAAGAGCGAGTGCTTCCAGGCCTGCTCCCATGTCGGTAACTAGACATGTGCCATACGCCGTGTGCTGCGTGCTGTGTGCTGCGGCCGGTGGATGCTCCTGGCCCCGGCAATGCCCAGCCTGGCCCCGCTCCTGACCCCTGGTCTCTTAGTTCTAGGTGCCTGATAGTGCCGGCCCAGGGAGCGCAGTGGCCTCTGCATGGCCCCTGCCTGGGGGAAGCTGCTGCCAGCGGCCAcgtccccatccctgcagggAGCCAttccctgtggggctggtggcGAAGAGCGCTGCTGCCCAGGGTGGCCGTGCCAGGGGCTGTGGCTTGCCTGGGATTGTTCGCTGGCCAGAGGGCAGGGATGTGCGCCTACGGTGGCATGGCTGCCCCCTCTTGCGCCGTGGTGCACCGCCAGAGAAGCCAGGCCCTCCCCTGGGGCTGTGACACTTCAATACAAGGACAGGTCCTTGGATGAGTACGTCTGGGTCGTGTCCTTCCAGCCcatgcaggcaggagcaggcagtgcCCATCCCTCTGGGCTGCCCCTCCCTCCTTGCTGGGTCCGGGCGGTGGGTGCCTTTAGCAGCACTGCATGGCAGCCCCAGGGCTTGCCCTGGCCACCACCCCGCAGCTTCCGCTGCCTCTGGGTGggctcccagccctggctctgccctcAAGTTTCTGATGTGACCTGGCTGGGAGCTAAAGTGACCTAACCGAGAAGAAATGACCCCTGTCTGGACGGATGCCATGGGTGGTGCCTGTCCTGCAGCCTGTCCCAGACCCCAGGCTGTGCCTGCACTGCGTCGCTGGCCCCGTTGCACCGACACCAGCGTGAGCTGAGCTCTCTGGCCCCAGACCTGGTGGGACCATCCCTTCCCTGGCGAGTCCCAGGTgaagctggggctgctcccagaGCATGAGGGGCTGTCCCAGGGCCTGGTGGGGCCAGCCCGGCACTGCCAAGAcctggaggcagctggaggtTACCTTGCACATGCTTTAttgctggaggtggtgggaggggaCAGGCCAGATGGGACTCGTGACCACTCGATATCCCCTAATGAAGGTGTCTTCCTGCCATGgatctgctgctttcctgtcACACAATGTCTGAAAAGGAGGACGTGCTTTTAGGGAGCCCTGAGGCTGCAGGGGCCAGGGATTCCCAGACATGGTTGCAGCTGAGCATGGCCAGTTCTGGCAAGAGCTTCCTCCCACTCCGTGTCCCTTCGGGTCCCCTCGCTCTGAAGGCGTGTCTCTACCGGGAGGAGAGAGATGGTGCAGTAGCAGGAGCCTGCCCTGTGGTGATGCGGAGCCAGAAGCATGCTGAGGGCTGTGCTCTTCATGCAGCTCTGGCACCCCACATGCCCTGGTGCCAGCCCTGGCTCTGTGACCCTGAGCCCCCTTACCACTAGGCACCCATGTGCAGATGTGGTTGCAGCCATTGCTGCAGCACTTGTGTCCCCAGGGGCACTCCTCATCGAGGCTGCACAGGTCCAGGCACATTCCATGGTCCCTGGGGATAGGGCACGCTCCTCTCTGCCTGCAAGGCAGAGCACCCTGCTGTGGAGCACCCAGCTGGTGGGCACCAcggggctcccggggcaacACCTGGGTCCTGGCTGGCTGAGCTGCATCTCTTGTCCGGGGATGTCCATACAGGCATGGCCGCAGCAGGTGCAGGTGCACCTCTGTCCCCAGGGACACTGCGAGTTGGCCTCGCACTCCTCTGCCAAGCAGTGCTGCTTGGCACTGCATGGTGGCACAACTGCAGTGTCATGCTCTGCGGGCAGGAGAGGACAGTCACGtggcagctctgagctgaggCTGTGCATGCTCATCACTTGCCTGGAAAGAGGCGGAGGCATGGAAAGAAGGATGGGGGCAGGTTATGTCCTTGGAGTGGGGAGGGTAGAGGATCCTGTGGGCACAGCCGGCTCAGCAGCCACTGGCATGGGGCTCCAGTGCGGTGATGACACAGGATCTTcaatggggagggagggtggggcAGGATGCACCTGTGGGGACAGTGCTGCGGAGACCCCAGGCTCTGTCCCCACTGGGCTCAGCTGGGCAAGGGGACCTGCGCTCTGGTGCAAGGGGCTGACTTTGCGGAGAGGCTGGTGTGCAGATGTGGCCATAGCCATTGCTGCAGCACTTGTAGCCCCAGGGACACTCCTCATCAAAGATGCATAGGTCCAGGCATGTCCCCCcctccctggggatggggcacACTCCCACTCTGCCTGCAAGGCAAGCATCTGCTGGGGACACCCAGCTAGGGGCACCCCACCATGGGGCACCCTGGGGTGGTCCTGCACAACTCCTGGGGGCCTTGCTAGCTCTCACCTCTAGGGATGTCCATACAGATGCGACTGCAGCCAGTGCTGGTGCATCTCTGTCCCTGGGGGCATAGTGAGTCGGCCTGACACTCCTCCATGCACTGGCCCCTGGCCCtgtcccagctctctgcagggccATAGCAACCTGCTGTCAGCCAGCCACCCTAGGGGTCTGGTGGCCGGCTCCCcccaggcaggctgtgcccgCTACCTCTGGGCATGGCAATGCACTCCCAGCTGCAGCCGGTGTTGCAGCATTTCTCCTCTTGCCAGCAGACGCTCTCATCCAGGCACCAGCTTCTGTGTCTGCACTGGTGGTCCCAGCATGGCTCTGCCCAAGGGCACTCCCCGGGGTGCTctgtgggaggaggggaggcaggtGAGGGTGCAGGGTTCCCACACATCCAGCCCTGCTCATGTGCAGCTGTCCCGTGCTGGTGGCTGGGCTGTCAGCACTCACCTCTGGCAGGGCAGGTGCAGCGCATTGTGCAGccagagaagcagcatttctCCTGCTGGGGACAGTCCCTGTCGTGGGTGCAGAAGTCCTCTGTGCATGTCTCCAGCATCTGCTGTGGCATAACCTTTGGGCACTTGCCGGGTTTGTCTGAGAGGGTCTGAAGGggcagcagagccaggggcAAGCACCTCCCTGCACTGTGGGCACCTGCCTTCCGGGGGCTGTGAGGTATCCTGATGGCTGCACCCCAGGAGGTCTGAGCGCCTGCAACAGCACTGCCCCACATCTTGCCCTGCAGGTTTGCCAGTGTGCTTGGTGGCATACGGCACCGCCGCCCCAGTGACTGTCTCCTCACCTCATTTGGGGGCCAAGCACACGTGGCcacatctgctgctgcaggactcCTCAGACCCTGGGCACTGCCAGTCCCCAGAGCAGGTGGTGCTGTGTGGGGCCATAGTGGTCAGCACCTCCTCGGCctggggggcaggaggcagtggggctgggggcacaggGGGCAACGGCAGGTCTCCCCCACCCAGACATGCAGCCCCAGAGCTGTGGGGAgactcctgcctgctgcttccctgcccctgccctgcccagcatGGGGCTGAGCAGCTCGCACCTCAGGATGGGGGCAGGCAGGTGTAGTCACAGCCATGCAGGCAGCACTTCTTGCCGGGTCACTCAGCATCATGCTGGCACCAGGCTTTGCAGTCATAACTGGGGAACAGCCTGGCGCAGACTGGGCAAAAGCTGGCCTTCCCTGCAAGACATGGCACAGTGTGGCTGCAGTGCCCCCAGGATGGCAGCACAGACCCACAGCACATCCCGGCTGCCCACATGGGGGACACAGTTCCCTTGGCATCACCGCCCCCTCACCACCATGGCCCTGGGTGCACCAGGCACTGTAGcactgctctgccctgcagcaatgctgcagcatctcctccAACAGGAACAACAGGGTGGCACCAGTCCTCTCTGCCGAGGCACACAggggctgtggagaggagcctCCCATGCCCCTGTGACTCACCAGATTCAGCCTCCCCTGTGTCCCACCTTGGTGCTCAGCACTGCACAAGCCCACACACTGGCCACCACAGCACATGTCCCTGCCGTCACAGTCTCC harbors:
- the SPINT4 gene encoding kunitz-type protease inhibitor 4; the encoded protein is MELPPGHLLLFLLTALLPFAAWSGPALHTAGREEPGMAKPGYCYHIPEVEDPLDEDCGACRRNASCSHCTSDAGCPGATKCCPSKCGYTCQEPVLDFCYLPSVCGSCKALFRRFFFNASSQQCEEFIYGGCGGNRNNFETKSECFQACSHVVLGA